CATCAACGATTTCCTGGACCACATGCAGGGGCCCATCGCGGCCTCCAGCTACAACCTGGACTCGGTCACCGGCGCCATGAACGCGCATAACGAGACCAAGCTGAGCGGACAGCTGACCAGCATCGTCACCGACGTCTCCAACCTGAGCGATTTCCTTTCCTTCATGCGATACAATGATCACAAGGATAACGACTTCGACACCCAGGATACGACCCGCACCGAACCCATGGTTTGGCACGACTACGACCGGGACCATGGCATCCGCTTCGATTACGACGACACCCTCACCTTCCTCAAGTACATGAATTCGCCCAACAACTACGATGCGGCCAACATCGGGCATCCGCTGCATCGCTACCACTATCCAGACTTGTACGTGAAGTTCACCGATCCGGAATGGCTCAAACGGCCGGTCGCCTTCGACACCTCCAAGAATTCCCGCAGGTCCATCATGATCCACCATTGCATCGACGTGGCATCTAAATTGGTCATAGACGATGCGCTCAAGCTCCACTTGCAGACCGTCACCTGCTCCACCTATACCACCATCCTCAAGCCCACGGTAACGCCGCCTAAGCGTAACGGGGTGGTGCGCAGCGATTGGCAAAGCGGGACCTACGGCATCGACGAAGAGATGTTCGATGATCACGACAACGATTACGACGGCTTGAAGGATGAGGACGCCCGCAACGCGAAGGGCATGGACGACGACGACGACGGCAATCTGACCGTGGACATGATCGGCACCTCGCCGCCGCCCATGGTCTGGCACGATGTCGCCGGGCATCAGAACGATTGCCCCGACATGGACACCCTGCGGGCCATGCCGCCGCCGCCTTTCCAACGCAAGTTCTGCATCGGTTCCTTGGAAAACCGCATCTACCTGGCCCAGCATTATGGCGACGATTCCCTCTTGGCCTACTACTCCCCGGTCCTGAACGTCGGGGAATCGGGCAAGCACAGTTGCCTCGATGATGTCGATAGGCTCCCCGCCGACTATAAAGCCGCGGCGGCGCAAGAACCCGATAGCAAGATGGATTTCAAGGATGCCACCATAAAAGCTTGTCAGTATAAGCATATCTGGAAATCGGGCATCCCTCCCCCCAACTCGGAATGGACCTCCGGCACCTTCGGGGTGGACGAGGAGATCTTCGACGGGATCGATAACGACGGCGACGGCTGGATCGACGAGGACGTAAGATGAGCGCCCGCGCGACTTCGGGCCCGCGCGCCCTCGCCCGCTTCGCCGTCCCGGCCGTCCTGGCCGCCTTCACGCTCCTGCCCCACCCGGTCATGGCGGAGTCCGGGCCCCAGTTCCGCGATCTCGAGTCGCAGGCCATGGGCCGTTCCGGGGTAGCCTCCTCCCACGGAGCCTCCGCCCTCTTCCTCAACCCCGCCGCGTTGGGCCGGGCCACCGGAGGGGATTTCGGAGTCTCCGCGGACATGGGCGTCAACGGCGTGCTGCTCGACTACGCCCAATGGGCCAAGGACAATTCCCAGAACCTGAACAACTTCGATTCCCTCTTGGCCCATATAGGCCCCATCGACGATAAGTGGGCCCCCTTTTCCAATTCCATGATCGTCTACGGGAATTGGCAGGGGGTGGGCATGGCCGCCCTGTTGGATACCCGCTACGATCTCACCGTGGCCAAGGCCGTCGTCACTCCCGTGCTCGGGATCGGCGCCTTGTCGGACGTCGTGCTTACCGCGGGCCGCGGCTTCGCCGTCGACGATGGCTACCGCTTCGGCGTCGCCTTGAAGTATATGTACCGGCTGCGTTACGATGATCGCCTGGTGGGGCCGGGCGACGAGGATTTCTACACGGCCAAGCATCGGTTGGAGAGGAAAACCTCCGGGATATTCGGCGAGATCGCCAAGATCCAGGTGGCCGGCGACATCGCCCAGACCGAGCAGGGCGCCGGCCTCAATCTGGGCGCCGAGAAGGACATCGATAAGGCCTGGACGGCGGGCCTCTCGCTGCTGGATTTCCCCACCGTGCTCGATCAAAGCTTCGTCCGCCCGGATGTCGATCTGGGATTATCCTGGCATCCCGGAGTCAACTGGGTGCCCGACCTGGGGAACCACTTGGTGGTGAACCTGGATTGGCAGCATTTCCTCATCCCCGGCACGCCCTGGTTCAAGCAGCTCAAGCTCGGGGCCGCCTATGAGGGCTGGATGAACGGCCGGCAGGTGGCCTATATCGGGATGGGCCTCAACGACGGCTATCCCACCTTCGGGGTCCGCGTGGGCTACATCGTCTACCTGAGCTACGTGTATACCGCCGAAGAGATCGGCACCTATCCCGGGCAGGACAAGCTCAGCTTCCACAAACTCGTTTTGCAAGCGGAGTATTAAGGGCCCATTCGTTAAGGTCCCCCACTTCAGGGCCCCGCGGAACGGGCCCGGCTCATTCCCGCGCGCGCGCCAGCTTATCCAATATCAAGGAATGCACCATCCGGTTCGAGGCCACGATGCCCTGCCTCAAGACCGGATCCTGGCTGCGGAAATCCAAGCGCCGGCCGTCCAGGTCGGTCAGCCAGCCGCCGGCCTCTTCCAGGATCAACTGCGGGGCGGCCAAATCCCATAGGCACATGGGATTCTGGCGCGGCGAGACGAAAGCGGTGTAGGCGCCGCGCGCCACTTCGTTGATCTTGAGGGAACCGTTCATGCGATGGTAATGCGGATTGCCCAGCACCCGCATCAAATCGGAGAGCCCCGGGGATTGCCGACCATGCGAGGTGATGAGGCTCAGGCGGGTCTCGGCATTCACCTTTACCGGCAGCACTTCCAAGGGCGCATCGACGGCCAGGAACCCCCGGAACGCCCCCTCGCCCTCGGCGGCGAAATAGATCTCCCCCAGTTCGGGCTTGTAGGTCATGCCGACCACCGGCTTCCCGTCCACGGCCAGGGCCAGGATCACGCCGTAGTGCTGCCCGTTCCGGATGAAGCTGGAAGTCGAATCGAGAGGATCCAAGATCCAACAGCGATGGGCCTCGTGCCAGGGGGCTTCCTTGGGATTGAGGTGCCAGGTTTCCTCGTTGAGGATGGCATCGCCGGGGAAGGCGGCGGCGATCTCGCCGTCCAGATAGGCGGCGCACTGGTGATCGACGTTGGTGACGATGGAGTTATCGGCCTTGTAGGTGACTTCGGTGCCGGCGGCCCGGCCCGCCAGGAGGATATCGCCCGCCGCCTGGATGATGCGGTACATGAAATCGAATTCGGCGGCATGCCGAGAACCGGTGAAGACCTGCTGCATCCGGGAATAAAGTAAGAAACGGGAGGGACGTTAAGGGCGTCGGCCGAGGGCGTCGGAGGCCTCGCCGTCGGGGGCTTCGAAAAGAAAATCGGGCCGGCGGGAAACCGCATCGGCACGCATCGTTCCGGATCGCATCGCGGGAGGGGTGAGGGAGGTGCTCTTGGCCGTGAAGAATCCCTGCTTGTCCATCCACTTCAAGCTGGAATCGCACCAGGTATGCAGGACCGAATCGTTGGGCGCGCCTTGCTGGCCGTCGGCCATTCCGAAGCCATGGCCGCCATGATCGAATTTCATGAAGGAGGCGGGGATATGGTGCTTCTGCAGGGAGTCGTAATACGATTGCGGATTCTTGATGGGCACCGCCCCATCGTCGATGGCGTGGAAAAGGAACGCCGG
This sequence is a window from Fibrobacterota bacterium. Protein-coding genes within it:
- a CDS encoding inositol monophosphatase, which produces MQQVFTGSRHAAEFDFMYRIIQAAGDILLAGRAAGTEVTYKADNSIVTNVDHQCAAYLDGEIAAAFPGDAILNEETWHLNPKEAPWHEAHRCWILDPLDSTSSFIRNGQHYGVILALAVDGKPVVGMTYKPELGEIYFAAEGEGAFRGFLAVDAPLEVLPVKVNAETRLSLITSHGRQSPGLSDLMRVLGNPHYHRMNGSLKINEVARGAYTAFVSPRQNPMCLWDLAAPQLILEEAGGWLTDLDGRRLDFRSQDPVLRQGIVASNRMVHSLILDKLARARE